The stretch of DNA TCTCATGCAGTTGACATAGCTTCACTACCTGGAAGATCAATCCACTCAAGTTGGATCACCACTTCACCACACTCCACATTTCTGAGTCTCAGACGCATTTCCTGCACAATTTTTCCACCCTCCCAAACACAAATACTCTCCTCTACAAGGCAGTTTGTCTTGCTTGGCTGAATTTTCTTTACTACAAAACCATTTGGCTGGTTTTCCAAGCCACCCCTCACACACTCAACATATGGTTTTATGTCTATCTCGGCATCACCCATTTTGTCATCAGACGTTAATATGTCTTTGTCATAAACTGTCTGCAAATAtgccgaaaaaaaaaaaatccaatcaaactcttgctcttctttcatatcttttttaccaattccaaaaaaaaaaaaaaggaaagtaatcgccaaataaagaataattcaCTTACCAGAGTGATAGGAACATCGAGATCTTTGACAGAAAGAGTCAGTGCGTCGTTCCACTCAGGATTGAGGTTATTATCTACCACACGAGACTTCAATTTCTGTCAGGGGAAAGGAGTATCAGCAGCCACAATACAACAAATTAAGGCAAAAGTTCATGTGTATTTGGGTATATATATAGCTGCCTTGCCCATATataaaaaccagaaaaaaacaGAAGCTTGGAAATTAAGCAGACTTGGAAACCTTAAATTAACTTCTTTTCcgagatttgaaaagaagaaaaggaacaaGACTTCATTAGGAAAAGCTTGACAGTTAAGTTCTTTCTTGAGCTGAGTAAAAACTTCAGTAGAGATAATATTCATGGAAAATTCATATCTGTAGCCTAGCTGTACTGTACGCTAGTAATCTTCAATAACTAGAAATTAGGACCTCTCTTCATGAAGAACATTGATTATATATTGTTCAGAAACACTATATCCTCTCTCTcccacacaaacacacacaaatCATCCGTCTTCACAAGATGAGAGGCcggaaaagaggaaaaacaaacaGCAACTAAAATAGAGagtgaaataaattaaaaagtactaaagaaaCAGGCCTGTTCGCCAAAGGTGACGACGACATAAGGGTCGCTGCTGCTTAAGGAGTCACGTACGGCAAGATTAATGCCTCTCTGAACCCGAATACGAAGAAGTCCCAGCAGATTCTCCATCACAAGAACCAGTACCCAAGTAagcagaagaaagaaagaaagaaaggccAAGTAATTAAACAGAAGAACAAAGGCTTTCAtagtttacatatatattacacagAAGAACAAAGACTTTCATAGTTGACTTCTCGAGCTGTCTACATTAATTGCTACCACCattaaattacatatatatttacctTCATATATTATAAACAAATTATCACAAACTGGAGAATCCTgggacacaaaaaaaaaaaagaacatatcTATACATCCGCAAGGGCTCATCGACCGAAAGGAATATAGTTTTCCACGTGTTCTACGTTGCCTAAATCTAAAGCTAGCAAGCGTGTATGTTTTGGTGTGCCTTTACATGATGCACGCATTGTGCCAAAATTAAAATGCCAAGTCAAAATCATCTTTGGCATCTACTAAAGTTGCCCTGGTGGTCCATCGGTGTCCTCGCTAAGCCACGAGGCGCGCAAGATCAATCACATATGGAAAAGTTTCTTTGTCCACTTGTTTTGACcgttgatattttttattttttttctattttttttatttaataattaaagaaataattttaagtatattaatatattttttttttactttttttaaaaataaaaatgtgaaaaaaaattaaaaaaaaaactgaacggCACGGCCAACAATAAATGCAGAGCCGCAGAGGAGCATTGGCCATCACATATATGCAGGGTACTCCATGGTTATCAAAGCTAAGAGACAAAAATAGCAGCTTGGGGAGCAAGAATAACTTGAAAATACTAGCACAAAACTAGCCTAACCCAAGAGGCTTTTTCCGGACTATAAAAAGGCAATGATCcgtattcttatatataaattttaaggaattggttattattaatatttaatattctagACTACAACGTCTTTATTAGCAAAAAATCTTGCAAGAGATTGCCAAAGGGATCATAGCTTGAGAAGAACCAAGATTATTATGTCTCGTTTGGTTTTTCAGttcaaataagatgagatattttaaataataatgagatttttgagataaaataagatgagataatttgtaaacaAAATTATGTGTTTAGATAGTAGGATGAGAttagatattttgtaaaattttaatatgtttagaatctttaaatagtgaaatgagataagatggttttaactttttaagaatttgataaagtggtGGGTCCACTAATGATTGAAAAGTATGTTTAATTATTGGGTGggaaattttatgaatatattaaaaataagtaatatctattattaatttaaaaactcataaatattttaactttcccaaaatatatttttttgtagttggccgtgattatttcaatatttttaaatatgaacgCATTTATTTGTTAAAcgaaattattctaattataacatatttattatactatattttataaaattcaaaatatatttttctaattatatattacaataaaataaaaaattctagcagataattatatattaaaaatgtggtaATTAGCGTTACTGTAGAGGTAGATGAAACTTTGTACTAGATCAACTATAGCGGTACTATATTGTTACTGTAGCGTTATTGTAGTGTTACTGTAGCGATGgttgaaaaataagagatgagataaaattttgtattctaCCATTTGGATAGACAAATGAAAGATGAAGTACAATTcagatgaaatagtttgtatcTTATTTGGGCACCCAAATCGGGCCTAATCTCCGTGTGAATCTTTTAATTTGAACAATATAAATGTTTCAAAAATGTTAAAGGGTTCACTTCATGTAATCCCTTACTTTAAAGTCTTAAAGTTTGAACAATAACTTAAGGTAAGCTTATTCCTTCGCATCTTTTatgatcattacaattttttcaaattttcatacaaaataaaataaactatttaacttttttaaagtccaaaaaataatattaaaaaaatatattttaataatattttattcaacttttgacTTTTATCTTTGCTGATAAGATGAGaggagatgaattgaaattaaagtgaaaaagttgaatacaatattgttagaatatatttttttaatattatttttgttttggaatttgaaaaagtcaaattatttattttactttgggatctttgaaattatctcgtctcaaaacttctcataatttccttattAAATATCActgaaacataaaatattttttaattttaaatatttaattatttcatctaatcattacaaatttattaaacttacaaacaaaataaaaaaaacataatataactttttcaaatttcaaacaaaataatattcaaataatttttttactttataatatttttattcaactttttctctctcctatataaaaactcaataaaatatcttaactcaaataatttcattattattcacaaactattttattattatttacaaagaaaaaactattttgCCTCCCAATTTGACCTCTCAAGTTGACcgcttgaatatttttttttttttaacttagtaattaagaaagtgagttAAATGTAttgggatattttttttattttttttaaatatttaaatatattagaaaaatgtgaaaaaagatttaaaaataaagattaaaaaataaaaagcggTCCATTTGAGCGGAGTACTCTGACTGCAGAGTAGCCCAAGTCtacttacaaaattttcaattcttcTCATTAGCCAAACAtatcattattagaaatgattttCCAATTAAGCCATTATTGATGCGACCAGACAGAGAGAATCCTCATCGTCATCAACACTGGGCCGGGTCAGAAAGAGGCCTTTGATCCTCAGTACGTGCTTCTCCGTCTATGGACCTCTCTATCTTAAGGGaaggattatataaaaaataaaaaataaaaatttaactcatctttttaaattattataatttttttaaattttaaattataattatattaaaaaataatattttatttaatttttatttcaattcaccTCAATTCAATCCACCTAAAACCTCTTCAATGCGTTCTGCCAAACTACATGACTTTACATTACAGAAACTGGGACCCAAAAAGGGTCTCGTCGGCCATTCCCATCCTGTTGTATCGATCGGATGGTGGAATTTGAGGTACCAATTTAAAGCTCTCTAAAGTGATCCAACAATATTCTCACCAACTCTAATCACATCGTTAATGTGTGGTAACTCTGTTAGATTCCAACCTCACATCAagaatttgaattatatatcAACCACAGAGTGGTGGGTTATAAACGTACGTAATCATCATGGGTTCTAAGTTCCGTATAGCTAACTACTTACTACCTATAGGTCTAAATGTAGCATAAATGTAGtccttaattataatataaatgtaGCAGCTAGCATTTATAATcagtttatttttagaaataagatgagatgagttaagattaaagtttaaaaattaaataaaatattattaaaatatattttttaatattaattttgtttttagatttgaaaaaattaaattgtttattttattttatattagaagttgagaaagttataatgattagatgaactgagatgagatattttctgaaaacaaacgagaccttaattgAGTCCTTTTTTATTAGCATATATTGGATGTTTGGGAACAAAATGATCTTAATTAAGCGCTAGGCAGTACACATGTCATTAGCAAGGAATTTTACACAAATACAGTACTTTGgataattcaaaagaaaatttctcAAGTCTAATGAcctctaaaaattataattttcaccCAAGTGATCGAATTTAGAATATGGGTGAGCATACtaccaaaaccaaaacttttACGAATTGTTTAATATGGATCATCAAATATGATACAATAAGAGTCAGTTAGTTAAACCAgtcattttaaaattgaaagcaGTGCATGAGAGACAAGGATGTTAGATATTTAAGAACTAGGGATAGTCTCACATTATATTAGCTACTTAATATGCGAAACTAGGCTTTATAAATGATTCTGAGAAGTTTCAAATTGACTAGTTTTGGTGGAGTTATAGTGCAAATATTTCTGGCTAGGAATTTTCTTAGATCATGACGTGTAGTAGCATTAGAGCCATGCATGCACCCAATAAGACGAGTCATGTGACATTGAAGTACTGCATGCATAGGTCAAGCTGAAAGCttcaaattgatttttgagTGACAGTGCATCATGTATGGCTTGAAGTTTCATTCAGTTTCAAACCGGGATAAGACTAATGATATGGATATTCTAAGAATCTTCGGCATCTTTTTGAAAtaacgttatatatatatatatatatagagagagagagagtggtggaGTGTATAAGTActgtacaatcattttgaaaaagagtaaaatctactattaaaactTATGTAGCAGTACGTATtacaagaaaactacttatttgcaactaattatttctaataaaattattatttttaactaaaatgagtctatttttatcgtaaataatcttttttattgtaaaaaatatttacaaatattcatttttcttgcatACGTAGGTTtataattgagtgagttatggACCAAATTGTGTCTTCCAACTTGTTCtgatttggatttgtttttcttttattggtaGGTGAATTATGATTtctattgtatataaaaattaataatatttctcttttttaaataaaaaattctattctcaaACAGGTCATGTGTAAAACGTATTTGATAAcgtgtttatataatataatttgatttaaaatttaaattttaaaatttaaatcttaccaatcaaatattataatttaaaagatataaacACCGATTTGAGAAgagaataataattttctaaaattgttATCTTTTATCATCACATTATGTTAGGTAATATAAAAAACACCAATAAAATCAGAATGCTTTTTATATCCAAGAAAGTTTTCTTTACTAACATGTATAAACTCTCCAGTACGAAAAGGTGTTATCAAAATATCCTAATAGTCAAAAAAAGACTTCTCCCTTTACAAACTATAATacttaaagaaattaaaatataattattaaaaaaataggaatAGCACGTTCTAATAATCCCATGTTGAGGTGGAgcttttttgttagaatatattttttaatattatttttatttttaattttaaaaaaattaaattatttattttattttatataaaaatttataaaatttataataataaaataaaataaaataagataaattgagaaattttataaaaataaatgaagctTTTTAATTTCTACTAAAAACTCGTGTTCCGtagtttcaaactttcaagtAGAATCAACTCAGCTCcacctaattttttattttatgagagagagaggaagacaCTTGGTAAGACACTTGGTGAAGCTGGCAGTCGCCAACGGCTAAGAGCGTTGAAAGGCATCTTTTTTAGGAAGGGGCACCCCATTAGCATGACAGGCTTTTTTGACCTGGGGATTTCGAGAAAGGGTTGTCTttgaataaatcatttttaacttatttttgtcaagaaaaatactgtttattgaattttaatagaataatcttaaatatagttttaaaatatataaattttatatgtcATATTCGATTCTAGTATGTACATTTAGTTTTGTATACTCTTTATACATTCTATTGAtgtgattagtcaaaataattattttatattaaaaaaagtgatgcagtcaatcacattaatgAAATACATaagaaatacacaaaaataactGCACATAaagattattataaattattttattttcacgtGATTGTCACATGTCTATATTACTTTATTTGtacatattataaataatatacttCACTTCACTTTTGTACTACATATGAATACACGAAATTGATCCTTCAATAAAATAGAGGTTTTATTTCAAGAAACTCCAAACCCTTCGAATGCTTCTCTCTGCTAGGCTTTCATCCCTTTCTTTGCTAGAGTTTGATCTTTTCATGGTATCAGACATTGTTTCCTTCCATGGCGTTGTCTCACAAATATGTTTCAGAGAATGCTACATCTCCTTTCTTTCTTCACCCTAGTGATGGTCCCAGTGTCCTTTTGGTCACTCAGCCTCTCATTGGTGATAATTATCATACCTGGTCTCGTTCGATGGTGATGGCTCTTTCGGCGAAAAATAAACTTGGTTTCATCGATGGATCTATCTCTATACCTTtgaattcaacaaatcatcttcttTTGCTATGGCTCTGATGCAATAATATGATGATATCTTGGATCTTAAAttctatttcttataaaatttattctagtattttatatattactaCTATTTATGAGATCTGGTCAGATCTTAAGGAacatttttcttagaaaaatggTTCTCACATTTTTCAGTTGAAAAAATCGATTTCTGTTCTTTCTCAACGTCAACTTTCTGTAACTAATTATTTTACTCACCTTAAGAGCCTTTGGGATGAACTAACTAATTAGAAGCTTGTTCTTGCTTGTTCTTGTAGAGCCGTACGTACATTGAACTCATATGTTCAACAAAAGCATGTTTTACAGTTTCAGATGGGCTTGAATGAGTCTTTTGCACCTGCTCATGTACAAATCTTGCTTATGGAGCATTTGCCTCCTCTTAATAAAGTATTTCTCTTGTTTTACAAGAGGAACAACAAAGAGAAATTTCCTTTATTTCTCTCACTTATGTTGATTcgcatgtatttttttctcaaactaaTGGAACCAGATCTGTTAAGTCCTTTTCTAATAAGGATAGACCAATGTATAACTATTGTGGAATCATTGGTCACATGattgaaaaatgttacaaaTTTGATGGTTTACTCTCAGGCTACAAACCTAAGCAGAAGCAACAGTCCGTGGCCAATCATCCTATCCTTAATGATAGCAATTGCTCTGCTGCTTCTCATTTCTCTTTAACTGAGGTTCAGTATCGGCAACTTTTGTCCATGCTTCATCCTCCAAACAATGTTGATGAGGCTCCTCCTAATGTAAATGCAGTTGTTTCGAATTCCTCCTTTTCTAGTATTATTTTTCCTCATAATAATACTCACTTTGTTTCTTCTGCTATTTAGTCTACTCCTTTTGATTCAAATATTTGGATCTTAGATACAGGGGCCACTAATTATATGGTTCATTctattgataatttttcttctattatCAATTAAGTTAATACTTCTGTTAACTTTCTTAATGGTCAATCTGTATTTGTTATGCATATTggttctattcacattttttaacacctttctttacatggtgTTCTAAGTGTTCATTCTTTCCAATTCAAATTGATTTCAATCAGCAAGTTAACTCATTCACTAACTTGTTGcttcttgttttcttctaaCGTTTGTTTAATTCAGGACCTAATTCGTTGGAGGCTGATTAGAATGGGTAGACAACAGGGAGGTCTTCATATACTGCAATAATCAGGCTCTTCTATTTctaaacctaattttttttttcaatacatACACTGCTTGCTTACCTGATAATTTGCCTTTACATACTTGTTCAGTTTCATCCAAATGCTCTAAATATGAGTTTTGGCATAATAGACTTGGTCACCCTTCTAATTCTAGAATGATGTTTCTGAATAAATCTATTCCAAAATTAACTGTTTCAAGCAATCCTTGTATGGTTTGTCCATTAGCTAagcaaataaaattacattttcttaataatattcATCTATCTACTGCTCCTTTTGATCTTGTACATTGTGATGTTTGGGGCCAATATTTTGTTCCTACTATTGAAGGTtacaaatatgttttaaatattgttaatgaTTCAACTCGTGCTATATGGCTTTATCTTCTTGAGCATAAATCTGAGGTTTCACatatatttcagattttttataagatggTTAAAACACAATTTCATCTTAAAATCAAAGCACTTCGCACTAATCAtaacacaaaatttttttctctgatTGTCTTAATTCTAAAGGTATCATACATAACACAATTGTGTTGAGACTCCACAACAGAATTTTGTTCTTGAGAGAAAACATCAGCACAAACTTAATATAGCCAGAGTAATGAGGATTCAGTCTCATTTACCCATTAATTTTTTGTGTAATGATGTTCTAACAACTACCTATCTTATTAATAGATTGCCTACcccttttttaaataaaaaatcttctttTGAACTTTTGTTTAAAACTTCTCATTCTTATGATCATTTAAGGACCTTTGGTTGTCTCTGTTTTGCATCAACTTTGCAAAGATCTCACACTAAATTTGATCTTAAGACTCGTacttgtatttttcttaaatattcttTTGGCATAAAATGATACAAACTTCTTAATATTAAAACCAATCAATGTTTATATccaaaaatgttatttttcatgaacatgtttttccttttaattctgAAACTTTCATTGTCTCTTCTTCAACTCCTTTTACTATTTTTCCTTGTAAATCTTCAACTTTAGATTCATTCATTGTACCTTCAACAACATCCTCAAATGATTCTCCTAttacttcttcctcttccatttCCCTTTCTTCAGTCACATTCATCTCCAATTTAATCTGCTCCTTCACCAATACCTGTCTTCACATCCTAAATATGATAGTTTCAACTTTCCTTTTTATGCTCATCTTTCTCCTTCACATAAGTCTTTTTTCATGTCCATTTATGCCGATACCGAACCTGAGTTCTATCACCAAGCTAtcaagcactctcattggaaAGATGCTATGTCAGCTGAGACTGCAATGTTGGAAAACAATAACACATGGACTGTTACTTCTTTACCTCCTAATAAGAAGCCCATAGGTTGCAAATGGGTCTATAAAATTAAGTATTGTGTTGATGACTCTATTGAACGTTACAAGGTGAGATTGGTTCCCAAGGGTTATACCCAAACAGAAGGTTTAGATTATTCTAAAAACTTCTCTTTTTTGCTAAAATGGCTACTGCTCCAACTCTTTTGGCTATTGTTGCCGTGAAAGGTTGGCATCTCATATAGCTTGATGTCAATAATGCTTTCTTACATGAGGATTTATCTGAGGAAGTCTACATGATTTTTCCTCCTGGTTTTCATATCAAAGGGGGGTCCAAAGTTTACAAGTTGAATAAATTACTTTATGGTTTGAAACAGGCCTCACAACaatggttttcaaaattttcagtttCTATTCTCAATAAAGGTTTTTAACAATCCAAAGCTGATTACTTTCTTTTTACCAAGACTACAAGTTCATCTTTTCTTACCCTTCTTGTtcatgttgatgatattttcaTAGCTAGTAATGACTAAGTCTGTTGCGCTCTTGAAGCCTTTACTTGATgacaagttcaaacttaaggacCTTGGCAagctcaaatattttcttggtttggaaGTGATTCGATCTCCTACTAGTATGTCTTTgtgtcaaagaaaatactatttggAAATTCTTCAAGATGCTCGGTTTCTTGCCTCTAAACCTATTTCCTTTCCTATGGAGCAAAATATCAAGTTAAGTAAGGAGGCAGGATATTTATTGCCCGATCCTATTGTCTACCGTAGACTTGTAGGTAGACTCTTTACCTTACATTGACATGGCTTGACTTGTCATTTTCTATCCATAGGCTCAGTCAATACATGGCTCATCCAAAACAACCCAATTTACAAGCAGCCTACAGAAATTTACAATACGTAAAGAGCACTCTTGgtcatggcatcttctttccaGCTGCCACTTCTCTGTCCCTTAAggcttttgtttattttgattggGCTTCTTGCCCTGACAACTGTCAATCTGTCAATGGTTATTGTGtttttcttgagatttcttTGGTTTCTTAGAAGACAAAGAAACAATCCATTGTTTTTAAATCCTCAACAGAAGCTGAGTACAGATCCATGGCTTCTACTGCTTGTGAAATTATCTGGTTTTTCACTCTTTTGTCTGATTTTGGTGTTTTACATACTAATAGTGCTCAACTTTTTTGTGATAGTCAGGCTGCCTTATACATTACAGCCAACTCAATTTTccatgaaagaacaaagcatATCGAATTGGATTGTCATTTCATTTGAGACAAAATTCAAGCTGGAATTATTAAGACTTTTTATTTGGCTTCCCATCATCAACTTGCTGATGTGCTAACTAAACCTTTTGGCCATCAacaatttcatcatttaataACCAAGATGAGAGTACATTCTATTTACGAGCCATCTTGAAGGGGGtatcatgaattattttatgttctcGTGATTGTCACATGTCTATATTACTTTATTTGTACATATTATAAATACTGTATTTCATTTCACTTTTGTACTACACACAAATACACGGAATTGATCCTTAATAAAACAAAGGTTTTATTTCAAGAGATTCCAGGCCCTTCGATTGCTCCTCTCTACTAGGGTTTCATCCCTTTCTCTGCTAGAGTTTCATCTTTACAgagattttgttaaaaaataatgggaTCCACCTCTTTTTATATGGatttcaaatttatcatttttttaaaaaaaaaaaaaaagtgaatcttATACACTTTAAGACTGCACAACTCGTTCTCCCATTCCAATATTATTCCCGcaa from Juglans microcarpa x Juglans regia isolate MS1-56 chromosome 3S, Jm3101_v1.0, whole genome shotgun sequence encodes:
- the LOC121257908 gene encoding protein C2-DOMAIN ABA-RELATED 7-like, whose translation is MENLLGLLRIRVQRGINLAVRDSLSSSDPYVVVTFGEQKLKSRVVDNNLNPEWNDALTLSVKDLDVPITLTVYDKDILTSDDKMGDAEIDIKPYVECVRGGLENQPNGFVVKKIQPSKTNCLVEESICVWEGGKIVQEMRLRLRNVECGEVVIQLEWIDLPGSEAMSTA